In Lewinellaceae bacterium, a single window of DNA contains:
- a CDS encoding response regulator transcription factor: MQVLIVEDEGLAVRKLRKAILAADPDLEIAGITDSIQSTVEWLRANAAPDLVFMDVELADGQSFEVFNRIEVTSPVIFVTSYDEFALKAFKVNSVDYLLKPIQQDELEAAIRKFKKSRSSSAPLPNLENLLRELQSQLLPKEYRTRFLVKQAQKLISVEVKDIAYFYSDGKMNFFKTFDNRRFLVDYLMDELEEMLDPKRYFRISRSVFVSAESIVKIDDYFGARLMLQLKPALEKEVLVSREKVSGFKVWMGK; the protein is encoded by the coding sequence ATGCAAGTACTGATCGTAGAAGACGAAGGCCTGGCCGTCAGAAAACTCCGCAAGGCCATCCTGGCGGCAGATCCTGATCTGGAAATTGCCGGGATAACCGACAGCATTCAGTCCACGGTAGAATGGCTCCGGGCCAATGCCGCACCGGACCTGGTCTTTATGGATGTCGAACTGGCCGACGGCCAGAGTTTTGAGGTCTTTAACCGGATAGAGGTAACCAGCCCGGTTATTTTTGTGACTTCCTACGACGAATTTGCCCTGAAAGCTTTCAAGGTAAACAGCGTGGACTATCTGCTCAAGCCCATCCAGCAAGACGAACTGGAGGCGGCCATCCGGAAGTTCAAAAAATCCCGGTCCTCCAGCGCCCCTTTGCCCAACCTCGAAAATCTGCTGCGCGAATTGCAGTCGCAACTCCTGCCCAAAGAATACCGCACGCGCTTTCTGGTCAAACAGGCTCAGAAACTGATTTCCGTAGAGGTAAAAGACATCGCCTACTTCTACAGCGACGGCAAGATGAATTTTTTCAAAACCTTCGACAACCGGCGCTTTCTGGTGGATTACCTGATGGACGAACTGGAGGAAATGCTGGACCCGAAGCGTTACTTCCGGATCAGCCGGTCTGTATTTGTATCGGCGGAGAGCATTGTGAAAATTGACGATTATTTCGGAGCGCGGCTGATGCTGCAGTTGAAGCCTGCCCTGGAAAAAGAGGTCCTGGTCAGCCGGGAGAAGGTCAGTGGGTTTAAGGTGTGGATGGGGAAGTGA
- a CDS encoding tyrosine-type recombinase/integrase produces the protein MFEEQVPGRHISIRTVQTVFKQACKRIGLRKQVGVHVLRHPVLRDGTTHLLENGVDTLTVKALLGHSDVSTTARYVHVQNSRMKGLPDLLAHW, from the coding sequence TTGTTTGAAGAGCAGGTGCCGGGGCGGCATATCAGCATCCGCACAGTACAAACCGTGTTCAAGCAGGCTTGCAAGCGCATTGGCCTGCGCAAGCAGGTAGGAGTGCATGTGCTGCGCCATCCCGTCTTGCGAGACGGGACCACGCATTTACTGGAAAACGGAGTAGATACTTTGACGGTGAAGGCGCTGCTGGGCCATTCTGACGTGTCCACCACTGCGCGCTACGTGCATGTTCAAAACAGCCGGATGAAAGGCCTGCCGGATTTGTTGGCCCATTGGTAA
- a CDS encoding MBOAT family protein: MLFNSYVFILFLGIALAFHYLPVSWKSKKINLLVAGYLFYAMWNPPFVLLLWLSTVVDFIVGKQLYQAENQPKRKALLLTSLGVNLGMLAFFKYGGFLLDNFILLASALGIDFHPAAPDIILPVGISFYTFQTLSYTLDMYRRKHAPERSLLDFSLYVSFFPQLVAGPIVRTAGLLPQFKSPRQANSAQFMQGLLLLSLGLFMKVVLADGLLSGPADQVFGAQMALNILDAWMGVLAFSGQIFFDFAGYTTCAIGVAALLGFTLPDNFCYPYAAIGFSDFWRRWHISLSTWLRDYLYIPLGGNRAGKARTYINLMITMLVGGLWHGASWTFVAWGGLHGLYLTVEKWVVSRRESRAARLPQPEPAVQAAMVEKSALPILHNEKAKALLLVLLTFLLVNVTWVFFRATDFSTAWRLLSSMFGLAPEGTALLPTIDIIKVSVVTLGLLLTHFLMRNTTVSALVQKSKWWTVGIAWGLMLVAIIISQKSGGSFIYFQF, from the coding sequence ATGTTATTCAATTCGTATGTCTTCATCCTTTTCCTGGGCATAGCCCTGGCCTTTCATTACCTGCCGGTTTCGTGGAAAAGCAAGAAAATCAACCTGCTGGTCGCCGGCTACCTGTTCTACGCCATGTGGAACCCGCCATTCGTGCTGTTGCTGTGGTTATCGACTGTAGTGGATTTCATCGTCGGCAAACAATTGTACCAGGCGGAGAACCAGCCAAAGCGCAAAGCCCTGCTGCTAACCAGCCTGGGCGTGAACCTGGGCATGCTGGCCTTTTTCAAGTACGGCGGTTTTCTGCTGGATAATTTCATCCTGCTGGCTTCCGCTCTTGGGATCGATTTTCATCCGGCCGCGCCCGATATCATCCTCCCGGTGGGCATTTCCTTCTATACTTTTCAAACGCTGTCCTATACCCTCGACATGTATAGGAGAAAACATGCTCCCGAGCGGTCGTTGCTGGATTTTTCCCTCTATGTGTCCTTTTTCCCGCAACTGGTGGCGGGGCCTATCGTGCGCACCGCAGGCCTGTTGCCCCAGTTTAAGAGCCCGCGCCAGGCCAATTCCGCCCAATTCATGCAGGGCCTGTTGCTCCTCTCCCTGGGCTTGTTCATGAAGGTAGTGCTGGCGGACGGCCTGCTGTCCGGCCCGGCCGACCAGGTCTTCGGCGCCCAAATGGCGCTGAACATCCTGGATGCCTGGATGGGCGTGCTGGCCTTTTCCGGGCAGATATTCTTTGATTTTGCCGGATACACCACCTGCGCCATCGGCGTAGCGGCCCTGCTCGGTTTCACCCTGCCGGATAATTTCTGCTATCCTTACGCCGCCATCGGTTTTTCCGATTTCTGGCGCCGCTGGCACATCTCCTTGTCCACCTGGCTGAGGGATTACCTGTACATTCCGCTGGGCGGCAACCGGGCCGGCAAAGCGAGAACCTATATCAACCTGATGATCACCATGCTGGTGGGCGGCCTCTGGCACGGCGCCTCCTGGACCTTCGTGGCCTGGGGGGGATTGCATGGCCTCTACCTTACTGTTGAAAAATGGGTGGTTAGCCGGCGGGAAAGCCGCGCCGCCCGGCTGCCCCAACCGGAACCTGCCGTGCAAGCAGCGATGGTAGAAAAATCGGCCCTGCCGATCCTGCACAACGAAAAAGCCAAAGCATTGCTACTGGTATTGCTGACGTTCTTGCTGGTCAACGTCACCTGGGTATTCTTCCGGGCGACTGATTTCTCCACCGCCTGGCGTTTGCTGTCGTCCATGTTCGGTTTGGCGCCCGAAGGGACAGCCTTATTGCCCACCATCGATATCATTAAAGTATCGGTAGTCACCCTGGGGCTGTTGCTCACCCACTTCCTGATGCGCAACACGACGGTGTCGGCGCTGGTGCAAAAATCGAAATGGTGGACGGTGGGCATCGCCTGGGGCCTCATGCTGGTGGCAATAATTATCAGCCAGAAGAGTGGCGGGTCGTTTATTTATTTCCAGTTTTAG
- a CDS encoding phage integrase N-terminal SAM-like domain-containing protein — translation MKPLRAKMLRYMERRGYSPSTIRAYTMWVLQIALHYDKSPDLLTEEDIGA, via the coding sequence ATGAAACCATTAAGAGCGAAGATGTTGCGCTACATGGAGCGCAGAGGCTACAGCCCATCGACAATCAGGGCTTACACGATGTGGGTATTGCAAATAGCCTTGCATTACGACAAGAGCCCGGATTTGTTAACCGAAGAAGACATTGGGGCCTGA
- a CDS encoding tyrosine-type recombinase/integrase: MLGRSWSTNKLPRSKRAKTLPEVLSEEEVRQLICQTKNLKHRAFLKVLYTTGVRVGELVKLKPGDIDSKRMVIRVEMGKGKKSRYTVLSMPLLKELRACVRLSSRRSLA, from the coding sequence GTGTTGGGGCGAAGCTGGAGCACCAATAAGCTTCCCCGAAGCAAACGAGCCAAGACGCTACCGGAAGTATTGTCGGAAGAAGAAGTGCGCCAGCTTATTTGCCAGACAAAGAACCTCAAGCACCGGGCGTTCCTCAAAGTATTGTATACTACGGGTGTCCGGGTAGGGGAGCTGGTGAAGCTCAAGCCCGGAGACATTGATTCCAAGCGGATGGTTATCCGGGTGGAGATGGGCAAAGGAAAGAAGAGCCGCTACACGGTTTTATCAATGCCCTTGTTGAAAGAGCTGCGCGCCTGCGTTCGGCTGAGCTCACGCCGAAGCCTGGCTTGA
- a CDS encoding DUF502 domain-containing protein, with protein MVPKKWSVFLRRLRRFFLTSVIGGMVVVLPITLFLGLLRFIVNFTAGILSPLVLLFPFSENVGLWFINLLSFAIVIALFFMIGLTVRTQYGNKAINRFEERWLMQLPFYAVLRDTVRQFFGGKKTPFSQVVLCDPYNSGALMTGFVTDDEVGHGFVTIFVPTGPNPTNGFIFHIPEERVYYVSARPEDAMRTIIGVGTGSKILFERWEGKVAGPGQ; from the coding sequence ATGGTCCCCAAAAAATGGAGTGTTTTCCTTCGGCGGCTGCGCCGTTTCTTCCTCACCTCGGTCATTGGCGGCATGGTGGTGGTGCTGCCCATCACGCTCTTTCTTGGGCTGCTGCGGTTTATCGTCAATTTCACCGCCGGCATTTTGTCGCCCTTGGTGCTTCTGTTTCCTTTTTCGGAAAATGTAGGCCTTTGGTTTATCAACCTGCTTTCCTTTGCCATAGTAATCGCCCTCTTTTTTATGATCGGCCTAACGGTCCGGACGCAGTACGGCAACAAGGCCATCAACCGCTTCGAAGAGCGGTGGCTGATGCAGTTGCCGTTCTACGCAGTCCTCCGGGATACGGTGCGGCAGTTCTTCGGCGGGAAAAAAACGCCCTTCTCCCAGGTCGTCCTCTGCGACCCCTACAACAGCGGCGCGCTGATGACGGGCTTCGTCACCGACGACGAGGTGGGCCATGGGTTTGTCACCATTTTCGTGCCCACCGGCCCCAACCCGACCAACGGCTTCATCTTTCACATTCCGGAAGAAAGGGTCTACTATGTAAGCGCCCGCCCGGAAGACGCGATGCGCACCATCATTGGGGTGGGGACGGGGTCGAAGATTTTGTTTGAACGGTGGGAGGGGAAAGTGGCGGGGCCCGGGCAGTAA
- a CDS encoding AraC family transcriptional regulator, protein MKYQEILPPPALRPFVENYWLITIDGAGSGRKEERSVPDGNTSLMFISEQVSRIGPDGKEAAALSEQAFVVGQKSKPVGYQFDNSRCLQAFGIRFRPAGLSYFTSIPQCELKDTILEAGQAFRHLVEETQEQIVLASDGVSKAELANRFLWGNLLPKETLRDQAERGALLLLQCKGETKIRSVSEQMGLHPRRLERLFNQYIGMSPKAFARVVRFNAAVHCHSKYPRRRLTELAHTAGYFDQMHFIKDFKAFTKQTPKAYFRQTGQNFHRYLARLLQQRFDMAIA, encoded by the coding sequence ATGAAATACCAGGAAATCCTCCCTCCTCCCGCACTTCGTCCCTTTGTTGAAAACTACTGGCTGATCACGATAGATGGCGCGGGCAGTGGGCGGAAGGAAGAGCGCTCCGTTCCCGACGGCAATACCAGCCTGATGTTCATCTCCGAGCAGGTCAGCCGGATCGGGCCAGACGGGAAAGAGGCGGCGGCGTTGAGCGAGCAGGCTTTCGTAGTAGGCCAAAAGAGCAAGCCGGTGGGCTATCAATTCGATAACAGCCGCTGCCTTCAGGCATTTGGCATTCGTTTCCGTCCGGCAGGGTTGAGCTACTTTACCTCAATTCCTCAGTGTGAATTGAAGGATACTATCTTAGAGGCCGGCCAGGCCTTCCGCCATTTGGTGGAGGAAACCCAGGAACAGATCGTTTTGGCCTCCGATGGTGTGTCGAAGGCGGAGCTGGCCAATCGGTTTTTGTGGGGGAACCTCCTGCCGAAGGAAACCCTGAGGGACCAGGCTGAACGCGGTGCACTCCTGCTGTTGCAGTGTAAAGGCGAAACCAAAATCCGGAGCGTCTCCGAACAGATGGGCCTGCACCCGCGCCGCCTGGAGCGCCTTTTTAATCAATACATAGGGATGAGCCCGAAGGCTTTTGCCCGGGTCGTTCGGTTCAACGCCGCCGTCCATTGCCACTCGAAATATCCCCGTCGGCGATTGACGGAGTTGGCTCACACGGCGGGTTACTTCGACCAGATGCACTTCATCAAAGATTTCAAAGCATTCACCAAGCAAACGCCAAAGGCCTACTTTCGCCAAACAGGCCAGAACTTTCATCGTTACCTGGCCCGCTTGCTTCAACAGCGGTTTGATATGGCAATCGCATGA
- a CDS encoding sensor histidine kinase produces MELPKYTGKDYYVLALILLPISVILGYAAMGKALFADYRIFLAAAFISAIVLGIYFMACGWWAVAMKQRFAREADTGKKLFFMIAAFLVMSGLVLLLIFKLFEHIPFFHYKMDQGRFIWAYLGLGFVNIFLSFLFEGISRFEDWKANLQRQEQLQRNFRQSQLQALKSQVNPHFLFNSLNSLSCLIEEDTEAAERFLDEMSKVYRYMLRPETEQLAPLKTEIQFLESYLHLLKVRFGESLQTTVDIDPAHSDYLLPALTLQAVVDNAISLNAMSRDQPLAIEIRTDGDRMLLVRHNINPKARSAKNDPEERLDGLIKKFRLLQQPAIAVQEEAGSRAISIPFIDSNARFN; encoded by the coding sequence ATGGAACTACCAAAATACACCGGCAAAGACTATTACGTACTCGCGCTGATACTGCTCCCGATATCGGTGATCCTGGGTTATGCGGCGATGGGTAAGGCTCTTTTTGCCGACTACCGGATATTCCTTGCGGCCGCCTTCATTTCTGCCATTGTGCTAGGCATTTATTTTATGGCCTGCGGCTGGTGGGCAGTGGCGATGAAGCAACGCTTTGCCCGGGAGGCCGACACCGGCAAAAAGCTGTTTTTCATGATCGCCGCCTTCCTCGTCATGTCCGGCCTGGTATTGCTCCTGATCTTCAAGCTGTTCGAACACATCCCCTTTTTTCATTATAAAATGGATCAGGGGCGGTTCATCTGGGCCTATCTTGGGCTGGGGTTTGTCAATATCTTTCTCAGTTTCCTGTTTGAAGGAATCTCCAGGTTCGAGGACTGGAAAGCCAACCTGCAGCGCCAGGAACAGTTGCAGCGCAACTTCCGGCAAAGCCAGTTGCAGGCATTGAAGAGCCAGGTCAACCCCCATTTTCTGTTCAACAGCCTGAACTCGCTATCCTGCCTGATCGAAGAAGACACTGAAGCGGCCGAACGGTTTCTGGATGAAATGAGCAAAGTATACCGTTATATGCTGCGCCCGGAAACCGAACAGCTTGCGCCGCTCAAAACGGAAATTCAATTCCTGGAATCCTATCTTCATTTGTTGAAAGTTCGGTTCGGGGAGTCCCTGCAAACCACCGTCGACATCGATCCCGCCCATTCGGATTATCTCCTGCCGGCGTTGACCCTTCAGGCGGTCGTAGATAATGCCATCAGCCTGAATGCCATGAGCAGGGATCAGCCATTGGCGATCGAGATACGGACAGACGGGGACAGGATGCTGTTGGTGCGTCACAATATCAACCCCAAGGCAAGGAGTGCAAAGAACGATCCGGAGGAAAGGCTGGATGGGTTGATCAAAAAGTTCCGGCTCCTCCAGCAGCCGGCGATAGCGGTGCAGGAGGAGGCCGGCAGCCGGGCCATTAGTATTCCGTTTATTGACTCAAACGCGAGGTTTAACTGA
- a CDS encoding TonB-dependent receptor: protein MLPLLFALLPASRGLLGQAAQVFGKVAGEGGHPLEFASLTLHQASDSALIKGAIADSSGLFCFLSLPPGDYFIQASHLGYETRETPVFTFRDGGKGHDVGVLVLAPQSATLESVSVRGKKPFVERHLDKLVVNVESSIVSAGASILEVLERSPNVMVDQNGNITLNGKTGVIIMMDDKPVQISGDALANMLRGMSSATIEQIEIISNPSARYDAQGSSGIINLKTKKGRQMGANGSVSLSAGHGKFGKATAGGSLNYRARHFNLFGNYNYSWNKFFNNLVVLRRFSEGGEVQAAYDQNSFLAMPFNNHSARAGADFFLGSKTTVGFLASGVFSHFNPKGDNESNILGPQGEPNGHFTTTNRSRDRWNNYALNLNLRRNFAKEGQSFTADLDYARYWNETAQLFHTYFYDFENILSGTDYLRGDIGGFLNLYSLKADYTQPLGALGKLEAGLKASYVKADNDLMYFILLNDDEILDERQSNHFIYDENINAGYLNWNREWGKWNVQLGLRGEQTVADGFQVTTDSIFHRNYFQFFPSAFVNYKVSDTHLFGVSLSRRIDRPNYQQLNPFRAFVDPTTYREGNPFLLPQLTYSAELAHTFRQRISTTLSYSRTKDNITYALIQNDEARQTVVTNVNIGKYEYFGLSFNAPFELAKWWNVNTNFLLYYNRFEGNLAGFGLGQGGTAFHLDLSQSFLLSKGFSAELGGFYMHRHVYGISVMEPMWALNAGIQKSLWEGKATLRLNVGDIFWHSWPRGSTHFGNINEEFRSYRETRVGRLAFNYNFGNQNLAPSRRRPTGAEEEKRRAQAGGG, encoded by the coding sequence TTGCTACCATTACTTTTTGCCTTGTTGCCGGCCTCCAGGGGACTGCTGGGCCAGGCGGCCCAGGTTTTCGGAAAAGTCGCCGGCGAGGGCGGCCATCCATTGGAATTTGCCAGCCTTACCTTGCATCAGGCATCAGACAGCGCCCTGATCAAGGGGGCTATTGCAGACTCCTCCGGCCTTTTCTGTTTTCTATCCCTTCCGCCGGGCGATTATTTCATCCAGGCTTCCCACCTTGGGTATGAAACCAGGGAAACGCCCGTTTTTACTTTCCGAGATGGAGGGAAAGGCCATGATGTGGGCGTGCTCGTCCTGGCGCCTCAATCCGCCACTCTTGAGTCGGTGTCCGTCCGGGGCAAAAAACCTTTTGTAGAACGGCATCTCGACAAGCTGGTCGTCAATGTGGAGAGCAGCATCGTCAGCGCAGGGGCTTCCATCCTGGAGGTGCTGGAGCGTTCCCCCAACGTGATGGTCGACCAGAACGGCAACATCACCCTGAACGGTAAGACGGGAGTAATCATTATGATGGACGACAAGCCCGTGCAAATCTCCGGCGACGCTCTGGCCAACATGCTCAGGGGTATGTCTTCGGCCACCATCGAGCAGATCGAGATCATCAGCAACCCCTCTGCTCGTTATGACGCCCAGGGCAGCTCCGGTATTATCAACCTGAAAACGAAAAAAGGCCGGCAGATGGGCGCCAACGGCAGTGTATCGCTATCGGCTGGCCACGGCAAGTTCGGCAAGGCCACTGCCGGAGGCAGCCTCAACTACCGCGCCCGGCACTTCAACCTGTTCGGCAACTACAACTACAGCTGGAACAAGTTTTTCAACAACCTGGTGGTCCTCCGGCGGTTCAGCGAAGGCGGCGAAGTGCAGGCCGCCTACGACCAGAACAGCTTCCTGGCCATGCCGTTCAACAACCACAGCGCCAGGGCCGGCGCCGATTTCTTCCTCGGTTCCAAAACCACCGTTGGCTTCCTGGCCAGCGGCGTCTTCAGCCATTTTAACCCCAAAGGCGACAACGAAAGCAACATCCTTGGGCCACAGGGTGAGCCCAACGGCCACTTCACGACCACCAACCGCTCCCGGGATCGCTGGAACAACTATGCCCTTAACCTGAACCTGCGCCGCAACTTCGCCAAAGAAGGGCAATCCTTTACCGCCGACCTCGACTACGCCCGCTACTGGAATGAAACCGCTCAGCTTTTTCATACCTACTTCTATGATTTCGAAAACATCCTTTCCGGGACGGATTATCTGCGCGGGGATATCGGCGGTTTCCTGAACCTCTATTCCCTCAAGGCCGATTACACCCAGCCGCTAGGCGCCCTGGGCAAGCTCGAAGCCGGCCTGAAAGCCAGCTATGTAAAGGCTGACAATGACCTGATGTACTTTATCCTGCTCAACGATGATGAGATTCTGGACGAGCGGCAGAGCAACCACTTCATTTATGATGAAAACATCAACGCCGGTTACCTGAACTGGAACAGGGAGTGGGGCAAGTGGAATGTGCAGCTGGGGCTGCGCGGGGAGCAGACGGTTGCCGATGGTTTCCAGGTGACCACCGACAGCATTTTCCACCGCAACTACTTCCAGTTTTTCCCATCGGCCTTTGTCAATTACAAGGTTTCCGATACCCATTTGTTCGGCGTTTCGCTCAGCCGCCGTATCGACCGGCCCAACTACCAACAACTGAACCCCTTCCGTGCCTTTGTCGACCCGACCACCTACCGGGAGGGCAACCCCTTCCTTTTGCCCCAACTAACCTATTCGGCGGAGTTGGCCCACACCTTCCGGCAGCGCATCAGCACCACCCTGAGTTACAGCAGGACGAAAGACAACATCACTTACGCCCTGATCCAGAACGACGAGGCCCGGCAGACGGTGGTGACCAACGTCAACATCGGAAAATACGAGTACTTCGGATTGAGCTTTAACGCCCCGTTTGAACTGGCCAAATGGTGGAACGTAAACACGAATTTCCTTTTGTATTATAATCGTTTCGAAGGCAACCTCGCCGGGTTTGGCCTGGGGCAGGGAGGCACCGCTTTCCACCTTGACCTCAGCCAGTCCTTCCTCCTCTCCAAGGGTTTTTCGGCGGAGCTGGGTGGTTTCTACATGCACCGCCATGTCTATGGCATCTCAGTTATGGAGCCGATGTGGGCCCTGAATGCCGGCATACAGAAAAGCCTTTGGGAGGGGAAGGCGACGTTGCGGCTGAACGTCGGCGATATCTTCTGGCACAGCTGGCCTCGCGGCAGCACTCACTTCGGAAACATCAACGAGGAGTTCCGAAGCTATCGAGAAACCCGCGTTGGGAGGCTCGCTTTCAACTACAATTTCGGCAACCAGAACCTGGCGCCCAGCCGCCGCCGCCCCACCGGCGCCGAAGAGGAAAAACGCCGGGCGCAGGCAGGGGGGGGATGA
- a CDS encoding histidine kinase — MEIKRRAPISKLQWHAFLATAPILWFALNYILYPDAALHAPQVWLLSIPLIGLPGLMVWYIHCLLSRRMKQSFGEMRQTGLRLFLQALFLLLLVCGFTLSIFWVYGQGGWLGYRWEKADVQLGLLLSLGLSFLVETLYEADYTFVRYRESRDDVQSLEQLAEFQEFESLKNLINPHFLFNCFNTLSSLIAEDPGRAGRFLDELSKVYRYLLLNNQQTLSALENEVNFIRSYCQLLKTRYGDALEVNIDVAPQYSRYAVPSLSLQLLVENAVKHNIVSTSQPLVIDIFTTEGNQLIVNNNLQCKLSKAVSTRIGLENIKMKYQLLHKQGFQVIEDEKNFTVALPLIFTNSVIR; from the coding sequence ATGGAAATAAAACGACGGGCGCCAATCAGCAAACTGCAGTGGCATGCTTTCCTGGCAACCGCGCCCATTCTTTGGTTCGCCCTCAACTATATCCTTTACCCGGATGCAGCTTTGCACGCCCCGCAGGTTTGGTTGCTTTCCATTCCCCTGATCGGTTTGCCCGGCCTGATGGTATGGTACATTCATTGCCTGCTGAGCCGGCGCATGAAGCAAAGCTTCGGAGAAATGCGCCAAACCGGCCTTCGCCTGTTCCTGCAGGCTTTGTTCCTGCTGCTGCTGGTTTGCGGGTTCACGCTATCCATCTTCTGGGTTTACGGCCAGGGCGGATGGCTGGGCTATCGCTGGGAAAAAGCCGATGTGCAGCTGGGGCTGCTGCTTTCCCTGGGCCTGTCCTTTCTGGTAGAAACCTTGTATGAAGCCGATTATACTTTTGTCCGCTACCGGGAAAGCAGGGACGACGTGCAAAGCCTGGAACAACTGGCCGAATTTCAGGAATTTGAATCCCTGAAAAACCTGATCAACCCTCATTTTCTCTTTAATTGTTTCAATACCCTTTCCTCGCTGATCGCCGAAGATCCCGGGCGGGCAGGCCGGTTTCTCGATGAGCTCAGCAAAGTGTACCGTTATCTCTTGTTAAACAACCAGCAAACCCTCAGCGCCCTGGAAAATGAGGTCAATTTTATCCGGTCGTACTGTCAATTGCTGAAAACCCGGTATGGCGACGCGCTAGAGGTCAATATTGACGTGGCCCCTCAGTACAGCCGGTACGCCGTCCCTTCTCTGTCGCTGCAGTTGCTGGTCGAAAATGCGGTAAAACACAATATTGTTTCCACCAGCCAACCCCTGGTGATCGACATTTTCACTACGGAAGGGAATCAACTAATCGTCAATAATAACCTGCAATGCAAGCTGTCAAAAGCCGTGAGCACCCGGATCGGGCTGGAGAACATCAAAATGAAATACCAACTCCTGCACAAGCAAGGATTTCAAGTCATCGAAGATGAAAAGAACTTTACCGTCGCCCTGCCGCTGATATTCACTAATTCAGTCATTCGCTAA